In Chryseobacterium gotjawalense, the following are encoded in one genomic region:
- the rpoB gene encoding DNA-directed RNA polymerase subunit beta — MSKSKAVAKTQANERINFSEAKGKIVTPDFLDIQIQSFKEFFQLDTLPEQRLKESLYKTFEENFPITDSRNNFVLEFLDYLVDSPRYSRDECVERGLTYSVPLKARLKLYCTDPEHEDFQTVVQDVYLGPVPYMTPSGSFIINGAERVIVTQLHRSPGVFFGQTYHANGTKLYYSRIIPFKGSWMEFTTDINNVMFAYIDRKKKLPLTTLLRAIGYESDKDILQIFDLAEEVKVSKAALKKVEGRVLAARVLNTWFEDFVDEDTGEVVSIERNEIILDRETVLEKEHVEMIIDSGVKSILIHKENANEFSIIQNTLQKDPTNSEKEAVEYIYRQLRNADPPDEETARGIIEKLFFSEQRYSLGEVGRYRLNKKLGLNIPEKTEVLTKDDIIAIVRHLIQLVNSKAEVDDIDHLSNRRIKTVGEQLSGQFGVGLSRIARTIRERMNVRDNEIFTPIDLVNAKTLTSVINSFFGTNQLSQFMDQTNPLSEITHKRRLSALGPGGLSRERAGFEVRDVHHTHYGRICPIETPEGPNIGLISSLGIYAKINTLGFIETPYRKVENGKVDLKGTQIYLNAEDEEDRVIAQANIEMKDDGTILTDRVIARLDGDYPVVEPQQVDLIDVAPNQISGISASLIPFLEHDDANRALMGSNMMRQAVPLLKPEAPIVGTGLEKQVASDSRVLINAEGTGIVEYVDADKITIKYDRTDDQNLVSFDSGTKTYKLTKFRKTNQSTTITLRPNVRVGDKVEKGQVLCDGYATENGELAIGRNLTVAFMPWKGYNFEDAIVINEKVVREDWFTSIHVDEYTLEVRDTKLGMEELTADIPNVSEEATKDLDENGMIRIGADVKPGDIMIGKITPKGESDPTPEEKLLRAIFGDKAGDVKDASLKADSSLRGVVINKKLFSRNIKDKKKRSEEKLKLEEIENTYKAKFDELRGTLLEKLGTLVNGKTSQGVNNDLAEEIIGKGVKFTTKLLQSVEDYVNVSGADWTVDAERNELVKQLIHNYKIKYNDLNGVKNREKFAISIGDELPAGIIKLAKVYVAKKRKLNVGDKMAGRHGNKGIVSRIVREEDMPFLEDGTPVDIVLNPLGVPSRMNIGQIYETVLGWAGQKLGLKFATPIFDGASLEQITEYTEQAGLPKYGSTYLYDGGTGERFAQPATVGIIYMLKLGHMVDDKMHARSIGPYSLITQQPLGGKAQFGGQRFGEMEVWALEAFGASNILREILTVKSDDVIGRAKTYEAIAKGEAMPEPGIPESFNVLLHELKGLGLDVRLEE; from the coding sequence ATGAGTAAATCTAAAGCAGTCGCTAAAACTCAGGCCAATGAAAGAATCAATTTCTCCGAAGCAAAAGGAAAAATTGTGACCCCTGACTTTTTGGACATTCAGATCCAATCTTTCAAAGAATTTTTCCAGTTGGATACCCTTCCGGAGCAGAGACTCAAAGAATCTTTGTACAAAACCTTTGAAGAGAACTTCCCAATTACCGATTCTAGAAACAATTTCGTTTTAGAATTTTTGGATTATTTGGTAGATTCACCCCGATACTCGAGAGACGAGTGTGTAGAAAGAGGTTTAACCTATTCGGTTCCTCTTAAAGCCAGACTAAAATTGTATTGTACCGACCCGGAACACGAAGATTTCCAAACCGTAGTACAAGACGTTTATTTAGGGCCAGTTCCTTATATGACGCCGTCTGGATCATTTATTATTAATGGCGCTGAGCGGGTTATCGTAACCCAGTTGCACCGTTCACCAGGGGTTTTCTTTGGTCAAACGTATCACGCCAACGGAACCAAACTGTACTATTCCCGTATTATTCCTTTTAAAGGATCCTGGATGGAATTTACAACCGACATTAATAATGTAATGTTCGCGTATATCGACCGTAAGAAAAAATTACCATTAACAACTTTGTTAAGAGCTATCGGATACGAATCCGATAAAGACATTTTACAGATTTTCGACCTTGCCGAAGAAGTGAAAGTTTCTAAAGCAGCGTTGAAAAAAGTAGAAGGAAGAGTTCTTGCAGCGAGAGTTTTGAACACCTGGTTCGAAGATTTCGTTGATGAGGATACCGGTGAAGTCGTTTCTATCGAAAGAAATGAAATCATCCTTGATAGAGAAACCGTTCTTGAAAAAGAACATGTTGAAATGATTATCGATTCCGGTGTGAAATCAATTTTGATTCACAAGGAAAATGCTAATGAATTCTCGATCATCCAGAATACATTACAAAAAGACCCTACCAACTCAGAAAAAGAAGCGGTAGAGTATATTTACCGTCAGTTGCGTAATGCAGATCCGCCCGATGAAGAAACAGCACGTGGAATTATTGAAAAATTATTCTTCTCTGAGCAACGTTATTCATTAGGTGAAGTTGGCCGTTACCGACTGAACAAAAAATTAGGATTAAATATTCCTGAAAAAACTGAAGTTTTAACCAAAGATGATATCATCGCGATCGTAAGACATTTGATCCAGTTGGTAAATTCTAAAGCGGAAGTTGATGATATTGACCACTTGTCAAACAGAAGAATTAAAACTGTTGGTGAGCAATTATCAGGACAGTTCGGGGTAGGTCTTTCGAGAATCGCCAGAACAATCCGCGAGCGTATGAACGTTAGAGATAACGAAATCTTTACGCCAATTGATTTGGTTAATGCGAAAACTTTAACCTCAGTGATCAACTCGTTCTTCGGAACCAACCAGTTGTCTCAGTTCATGGACCAAACCAACCCGCTATCAGAAATCACGCACAAGCGTAGACTTTCTGCCCTGGGACCTGGTGGTTTATCAAGAGAGAGAGCAGGTTTCGAGGTACGTGACGTTCACCATACGCACTACGGTCGTATTTGTCCGATTGAAACTCCAGAGGGACCAAACATTGGTTTGATTTCTTCTTTAGGAATTTATGCAAAAATCAATACTTTAGGTTTCATCGAAACTCCATATAGAAAAGTAGAAAACGGTAAAGTTGATTTAAAAGGAACTCAGATTTATTTAAATGCTGAAGATGAAGAAGACAGAGTAATTGCTCAGGCAAATATCGAAATGAAGGACGACGGTACCATCCTTACAGACAGAGTTATCGCTCGTTTGGATGGTGATTATCCAGTTGTAGAGCCTCAGCAGGTAGATTTGATTGATGTTGCACCAAATCAGATTTCCGGTATTTCTGCTTCATTGATTCCTTTCCTGGAGCATGATGATGCGAATAGAGCATTGATGGGATCGAATATGATGCGTCAGGCAGTTCCATTATTGAAACCGGAAGCACCAATCGTAGGTACAGGTTTAGAAAAACAGGTAGCGAGTGACTCCAGAGTCTTGATTAATGCTGAAGGAACTGGAATCGTAGAATATGTTGATGCTGATAAAATCACCATTAAATATGATAGAACTGATGACCAGAATTTAGTTTCTTTCGATTCAGGGACAAAAACTTATAAATTAACCAAATTCCGTAAAACCAACCAGAGTACCACGATTACTTTGAGACCAAACGTAAGAGTAGGTGACAAAGTAGAAAAAGGTCAGGTTCTTTGCGACGGTTATGCAACTGAAAACGGTGAATTGGCAATCGGTAGAAACCTTACTGTAGCATTTATGCCATGGAAAGGATACAACTTTGAGGATGCGATCGTAATTAACGAAAAAGTAGTTCGTGAGGACTGGTTTACTTCAATTCACGTTGATGAATATACGCTTGAAGTTCGTGATACCAAATTGGGTATGGAAGAATTGACTGCAGATATTCCTAACGTTTCTGAAGAAGCAACCAAAGACTTAGACGAAAACGGTATGATTAGAATCGGTGCTGATGTGAAGCCTGGTGATATCATGATTGGTAAGATTACGCCAAAAGGAGAATCAGATCCAACACCGGAAGAGAAATTATTGAGAGCAATTTTCGGTGACAAAGCCGGAGACGTAAAAGATGCTTCGTTAAAAGCAGATTCTTCATTAAGAGGAGTTGTTATTAACAAGAAATTATTCTCAAGAAATATCAAAGACAAAAAGAAAAGATCCGAAGAGAAATTAAAACTTGAAGAAATCGAAAACACGTACAAAGCGAAATTCGACGAACTAAGAGGAACACTTCTTGAAAAATTAGGAACTTTAGTAAACGGTAAAACTTCTCAGGGAGTGAACAACGACTTGGCTGAAGAAATTATTGGCAAAGGCGTGAAGTTTACAACAAAACTTCTTCAGTCTGTAGAAGATTATGTAAATGTAAGCGGTGCTGATTGGACTGTTGATGCTGAACGTAATGAATTGGTTAAGCAGTTAATTCATAACTACAAAATCAAATACAACGACCTGAACGGTGTTAAAAACCGTGAGAAATTTGCAATCTCTATTGGAGACGAACTTCCTGCAGGTATCATCAAATTAGCGAAAGTTTATGTTGCTAAAAAACGTAAACTGAACGTAGGTGATAAAATGGCGGGACGTCACGGTAACAAAGGGATCGTTTCAAGAATCGTTCGTGAAGAAGACATGCCGTTCTTAGAAGACGGAACTCCGGTAGATATCGTATTGAATCCACTTGGGGTACCTTCCCGTATGAACATCGGTCAGATTTACGAAACCGTTTTAGGTTGGGCTGGACAAAAATTAGGGTTGAAATTTGCAACTCCAATTTTCGACGGTGCAAGTTTAGAGCAGATTACCGAATATACAGAACAGGCAGGTTTACCAAAATATGGTAGTACTTATCTATATGACGGTGGAACAGGTGAAAGATTCGCACAGCCAGCAACGGTTGGAATCATTTACATGTTGAAACTGGGGCACATGGTAGATGACAAAATGCACGCACGTTCAATCGGACCATATTCATTGATTACGCAGCAGCCGTTAGGAGGTAAAGCGCAATTCGGTGGACAAAGATTCGGAGAGATGGAGGTTTGGGCATTGGAAGCATTTGGTGCTTCGAATATCCTTAGAGAAATCTTGACCGTGAAGTCAGATGATGTGATTGGTAGAGCAAAAACTTACGAAGCGATTGCGAAAGGAGAAGCAATGCCTGAACCAGGTATTCCGGAATCTTTCAATGTATTACTTCATGAGTTGAAAGGTCTTGGTCTTGATGTAAGACTGGAAGAATAG
- the rpoC gene encoding DNA-directed RNA polymerase subunit beta' encodes MSNKNNTSNFSKITIGLSSPESILQDSRGEVLKPETINYRTHKPERDGLFCEKIFGPVKDYECACGKYKRIRYKGIVCDRCGVEVTEKKVRRERIGHIGLVVPVAHIWYFRSLPNKIGYLLGLPSKKLDMIIYYERYVVIQQGIAKRADGADFDDKEFLTEEEYLDILETLPADNQYLDDADPNKFIAKMGAEAVEQLLSRIDLDTLSFDLRHKAHNESSKQRRTEALKRLNVVEAIRGANTRMVNRPEWMIMRVLPVIPPELRPLVPLDGGRFATSDLNDLYRRVIIRNNRLKRLLEIKAPEVILRNEKRMLQESVDSLFDNTRKSSAVKSESNRPLKSLSDSLKGKQGRFRQNLLGKRVDYSARSVIVVGPNLKLHECGIPKDMAAELYKPFIIRKLIERGIVKTVKSAKRIIDRKEPVVYDILEGIIKGHPVLLNRAPTLHRLGIQAFQPKMIEGKAIQLHPLCTTAFNADFDGDQMAVHLPLGPEAILEAQLLMLGSQNILNPANGSPITVPSQDMVLGLYYMTKELASTDDMKVLGEGLAFYSPQEVEIAYAEGKVSLNAKVRCRVPVKEEGELVTRLVETTAGRVLFNQIVPEGVGFVNELLTKKSLRNVIGRILADTDFPTTVTFLDDMKDLGYSHAFRGGLSFSLGDIVIPAEKKDMIATAVETVDEIKANYNMGLITDTERYNQVIDVWTNTNAGLTEMIMSRMKVDQGGFNSVYMMLDSGARGSKEQIRQLSGMRGLMAKPQKAGSSGAEIIENPIVANFKEGLSILEYFISTHGARKGLADTALKTADAGYLTRRLVDVAQDVIITENDCGTLRGTEITPLKKNDEIVERISERVLGRVSLHNVYDPETDEVIVEADQLINEAYAKAIEAAGIDSVEVRSPLTCEAKKGICAACYGRNLATGKPIHMGEAVGVIAAQSIGEPGTQLTLRTFHQGGTAGNISENPSIVARRDGIVEMDEIRTVTSENEAGKKAEIVVSRSTEFRLVADNAARTPLMVANIPYGSELAVKPGDKVLKGDLICKWDPYNAVIIAESAGKIEYEDIIQGVSFSLEIDEQTGFEEKVISESRNKKAVPTLKVVDSKGVEQKAYNLPVGAHIMVNDGEKIKSGKVMIKIPRKSAKSGDITGGLPRVTELFEARNPSNPAVVTEIDGVVSYGKIKRGNRELIVEAKTGEITKYLVKLSNQILVQENDFVRAGSPLSNGSTTPDDILKIKGPTAVQEYLVNEIQEVYRLQGVKIDDKHFEIIVRQMMTKVSIVDGGDTQFLEGALEHKYDFLLENNRVFGLKVVTEAGDSKEFKPGQMITTKELRDENSKLRREDQALVEVRDALPATATPVLQGITRAALQTKSFMSAASFQETTKVLNEAAVSGKVDYLSGLKENVIVGHRIPAGTGLKDYQNVIVGSKKEFEDIN; translated from the coding sequence ATGTCAAACAAAAATAATACAAGTAATTTTAGTAAAATTACAATTGGTCTTTCTTCACCGGAATCTATTTTACAGGATTCACGAGGCGAAGTTTTAAAGCCCGAAACAATTAACTACCGTACGCACAAGCCGGAAAGAGATGGTCTTTTTTGCGAAAAAATATTCGGTCCTGTAAAGGATTATGAATGTGCCTGTGGGAAATACAAAAGAATCCGATACAAAGGAATCGTTTGTGACCGTTGTGGAGTAGAGGTTACTGAGAAAAAAGTACGTAGAGAAAGAATCGGGCATATCGGTCTGGTTGTTCCTGTGGCTCACATCTGGTACTTCCGTTCTTTACCAAATAAAATCGGGTATCTTTTAGGATTGCCGTCTAAGAAATTAGACATGATCATCTATTACGAAAGATATGTAGTGATTCAGCAAGGTATTGCTAAAAGAGCAGATGGTGCTGATTTCGACGATAAAGAATTCTTAACAGAGGAAGAATATTTAGATATTCTGGAAACTCTTCCTGCGGACAATCAATATCTTGATGATGCTGATCCGAACAAATTCATCGCCAAAATGGGTGCTGAAGCGGTTGAGCAATTATTAAGCAGAATTGATCTTGATACCTTATCATTCGACCTGCGTCACAAAGCGCACAACGAATCTTCAAAACAAAGAAGAACAGAAGCATTAAAAAGACTGAACGTTGTAGAAGCGATCAGAGGAGCAAATACCAGAATGGTTAACCGTCCGGAATGGATGATTATGAGAGTGCTTCCGGTAATTCCACCAGAATTGAGACCTTTGGTTCCATTGGATGGTGGTCGTTTTGCGACTTCGGATTTAAATGACCTTTACAGAAGAGTAATCATTAGAAATAACCGTTTAAAAAGACTTTTGGAAATTAAAGCTCCGGAAGTAATCCTTAGAAACGAAAAAAGAATGTTACAGGAATCTGTAGATTCGTTATTCGATAACACCAGAAAATCTTCTGCAGTAAAATCGGAATCCAACAGACCATTGAAATCACTTTCTGATTCATTGAAAGGTAAACAAGGTCGTTTCCGTCAAAACTTACTGGGGAAACGTGTGGATTATTCTGCCCGTTCCGTAATCGTCGTTGGACCAAACTTGAAACTTCACGAATGTGGAATTCCAAAAGATATGGCAGCGGAATTATACAAACCGTTCATCATCAGAAAACTGATTGAAAGAGGAATTGTAAAAACCGTAAAATCAGCAAAAAGAATCATCGACAGAAAAGAGCCGGTTGTTTATGACATCCTGGAAGGAATCATCAAAGGTCACCCGGTTCTTTTGAACAGAGCGCCTACTTTGCACAGACTGGGTATTCAGGCATTCCAGCCGAAAATGATCGAAGGAAAAGCAATCCAGCTTCACCCATTGTGTACCACTGCATTTAATGCGGATTTCGATGGTGACCAGATGGCGGTGCATTTACCTTTAGGTCCTGAAGCGATTTTAGAAGCCCAACTTCTGATGTTAGGTTCTCAGAATATCCTGAACCCTGCAAATGGTTCTCCGATTACCGTACCTTCTCAGGATATGGTTTTGGGTCTGTATTATATGACCAAAGAATTAGCATCAACGGATGATATGAAAGTATTGGGTGAAGGCCTGGCTTTCTATTCTCCACAAGAAGTAGAAATTGCTTATGCAGAAGGAAAAGTTTCCCTGAATGCAAAAGTTAGATGTAGAGTTCCTGTAAAAGAAGAAGGAGAATTAGTTACCCGATTGGTAGAAACAACTGCTGGTAGAGTACTATTTAATCAAATTGTTCCTGAAGGGGTAGGATTTGTTAACGAACTTCTAACCAAAAAATCATTGAGAAATGTTATTGGTAGAATTTTAGCAGATACCGATTTCCCGACGACGGTAACCTTCCTGGATGATATGAAAGACTTGGGTTATTCTCACGCATTCCGTGGAGGATTATCCTTTAGTTTAGGGGATATTGTAATTCCTGCAGAAAAGAAAGACATGATCGCAACGGCTGTAGAAACAGTAGATGAGATCAAGGCTAACTATAACATGGGATTGATCACCGATACAGAGCGTTACAACCAGGTAATTGATGTTTGGACTAATACCAATGCAGGATTAACTGAAATGATTATGAGCAGAATGAAAGTCGACCAAGGTGGATTCAATTCTGTATACATGATGCTTGATTCCGGAGCAAGGGGTTCCAAAGAGCAGATCCGTCAGCTTTCAGGAATGAGGGGATTGATGGCAAAACCACAAAAAGCCGGTTCATCTGGAGCAGAGATTATTGAAAACCCGATTGTAGCGAACTTTAAAGAAGGTTTATCCATCTTAGAGTACTTTATCTCTACTCACGGTGCCCGTAAAGGTCTTGCGGATACCGCACTGAAAACTGCCGATGCTGGTTACTTGACCAGAAGATTGGTAGATGTTGCACAGGATGTGATCATTACTGAAAACGACTGTGGAACTTTAAGAGGAACAGAAATTACACCACTTAAGAAAAATGATGAGATCGTTGAACGTATTTCTGAAAGAGTCTTAGGTAGAGTTTCTTTACATAATGTTTACGATCCAGAAACCGATGAGGTGATCGTTGAAGCAGATCAACTGATCAATGAGGCTTATGCGAAAGCAATTGAAGCAGCTGGAATTGACAGTGTAGAAGTTCGTTCTCCATTAACTTGTGAAGCGAAAAAAGGAATCTGTGCAGCATGTTACGGTCGTAACTTAGCAACAGGTAAACCTATTCACATGGGTGAAGCAGTAGGAGTTATCGCAGCACAATCCATCGGTGAACCGGGAACTCAGTTAACATTGAGAACCTTCCACCAAGGGGGAACTGCAGGAAATATTTCTGAGAATCCATCAATCGTTGCAAGACGTGATGGTATCGTAGAAATGGATGAAATCAGAACGGTAACTTCAGAAAACGAAGCCGGTAAAAAAGCGGAAATCGTAGTTTCCCGTTCAACGGAATTCCGTTTGGTAGCAGACAATGCTGCAAGAACGCCGTTAATGGTTGCCAACATTCCTTATGGATCTGAATTGGCTGTAAAACCGGGTGATAAAGTACTAAAAGGAGATCTGATCTGTAAGTGGGATCCGTATAATGCGGTAATCATCGCTGAATCTGCAGGTAAGATTGAATACGAAGATATTATCCAAGGGGTTTCATTCTCACTGGAGATTGATGAGCAGACCGGTTTCGAAGAGAAAGTAATTTCTGAATCCCGAAACAAGAAAGCAGTACCAACCTTGAAAGTTGTGGATTCTAAAGGAGTGGAGCAAAAAGCATACAACTTACCGGTAGGAGCACACATCATGGTAAACGATGGTGAGAAAATTAAGTCTGGTAAAGTAATGATCAAGATCCCAAGAAAATCTGCCAAATCTGGAGATATTACAGGGGGTCTACCGAGAGTTACCGAATTGTTCGAAGCGAGAAATCCTTCAAACCCAGCGGTAGTTACAGAAATCGACGGAGTTGTATCTTACGGTAAAATCAAAAGAGGTAACCGTGAGTTGATCGTAGAAGCAAAAACTGGAGAAATCACTAAATATTTAGTAAAATTATCCAACCAGATTTTGGTTCAGGAAAATGACTTCGTAAGAGCTGGATCACCACTTTCGAACGGATCTACCACACCGGATGACATCTTGAAAATCAAAGGACCAACTGCCGTACAGGAATATTTGGTGAATGAAATTCAGGAAGTATATCGTCTGCAAGGGGTGAAAATCGATGATAAACACTTTGAAATTATTGTGCGTCAGATGATGACCAAAGTTTCAATTGTAGATGGTGGAGATACTCAGTTCTTAGAAGGAGCACTGGAACACAAATATGATTTCTTATTAGAAAACAACAGAGTGTTCGGTCTGAAAGTAGTAACAGAAGCCGGTGATTCGAAAGAATTCAAACCAGGTCAAATGATTACCACCAAAGAATTAAGAGACGAGAATTCTAAACTGAGACGCGAGGACCAGGCTTTAGTAGAAGTTCGTGACGCACTTCCTGCAACCGCAACACCGGTATTGCAAGGAATTACAAGAGCGGCGCTACAAACCAAATCATTCATGTCTGCAGCCTCTTTCCAGGAAACGACGAAAGTATTGAACGAAGCAGCAGTTTCAGGAAAAGTAGATTACCTGAGCGGTCTGAAAGAAAACGTAATTGTAGGACACAGAATTCCTGCAGGTACTGGACTGAAAGACTATCAAAACGTGATCGTGGGTTCTAAAAAAGAATTCGAAGATATCAACTAA
- a CDS encoding DUF3467 domain-containing protein — translation MDNNQNQNQDPNNINIQLNEMIAQGVYCNLALVNHSPSEFVVDFIQMMPGVQQANVRSRVILAPLHAKRVLTALQQNITNYEQQFGEIKEVEPFVLGQNNVQA, via the coding sequence ATGGACAACAATCAAAATCAAAATCAAGATCCAAACAACATTAACATTCAGTTAAACGAGATGATTGCTCAGGGAGTTTACTGTAACTTAGCTTTAGTAAACCATTCTCCATCAGAATTCGTAGTAGATTTCATCCAAATGATGCCGGGAGTTCAGCAGGCGAACGTAAGATCAAGAGTAATCTTGGCTCCGCTTCACGCAAAGAGAGTATTAACTGCTCTTCAGCAAAACATCACGAACTACGAACAACAATTCGGCGAAATCAAAGAAGTTGAACCTTTCGTATTAGGACAAAACAACGTACAGGCTTAA
- a CDS encoding thermonuclease family protein, with the protein MKNSILLFLCIFFGNSIIPASFLPPPINQLILKVKVIGVKDGDTVEVLYYQLPIVIRLEHIDAPEKKQAFGTVSKQKLSDLCFGKNVTIISKGKKGNYDGRGRMIAEIYVDDKICANKEMVKSGLAWHYKKYSKSEEYAQLENAARKNRVGMWSDKLPVAPWDFRK; encoded by the coding sequence ATGAAAAATTCAATCTTACTTTTTCTATGTATTTTCTTTGGAAATAGCATTATCCCGGCCTCTTTCCTACCTCCACCAATTAATCAGCTTATTCTAAAAGTAAAAGTGATCGGTGTAAAAGACGGCGATACGGTTGAGGTTTTGTATTACCAACTTCCCATTGTCATTCGGCTCGAACATATCGATGCACCCGAAAAGAAACAGGCGTTCGGGACTGTTTCAAAACAGAAACTTTCAGACTTGTGTTTCGGAAAAAATGTGACCATCATCAGCAAAGGAAAAAAAGGAAACTACGATGGACGCGGCCGTATGATCGCTGAAATTTATGTTGACGATAAAATCTGCGCCAACAAAGAAATGGTGAAATCAGGTTTAGCCTGGCATTATAAAAAATATTCCAAAAGTGAGGAATATGCGCAGTTGGAAAATGCTGCAAGAAAAAATAGAGTAGGCATGTGGTCTGACAAACTTCCCGTTGCTCCGTGGGATTTTAGAAAATAG
- a CDS encoding MBL fold metallo-hydrolase, translated as MLQIKSFVFNPFSQNTYVVFNEDKEAYIIDPGNFSDEETGVLEKFISDNQLIVQHILLTHAHIDHVLGLQKAFDKYSVPVLVHPLEQEMLDRNPIDANRFGFFFKAFEGKISYVKEDEILSLGKDEFKIIHVPGHSPGSIAFYNETQKFMISGDVLFEGSIGRTDLYKGDHDQLITNIKSKLFVLDEETKVYSGHGNPTTIGFEKNYSPYFR; from the coding sequence ATGTTGCAAATCAAATCCTTTGTTTTTAATCCTTTTTCACAGAATACCTATGTCGTTTTTAATGAAGATAAAGAGGCTTACATCATCGATCCTGGAAATTTTTCTGATGAGGAAACCGGTGTTTTAGAAAAATTCATCTCCGACAATCAGCTGATAGTTCAGCATATTCTTTTAACTCATGCTCATATCGATCATGTTTTGGGTCTGCAGAAAGCATTTGACAAATACAGTGTTCCTGTTCTGGTGCATCCACTTGAACAGGAAATGCTGGATCGCAATCCTATAGACGCAAACAGGTTTGGCTTTTTCTTTAAAGCTTTTGAAGGAAAGATTTCTTATGTCAAAGAAGACGAAATCCTCAGTTTAGGAAAAGATGAATTTAAAATTATTCATGTTCCCGGACATTCACCAGGGAGTATCGCTTTTTATAATGAAACTCAGAAATTCATGATTTCGGGCGATGTTTTATTTGAAGGAAGCATCGGAAGAACCGATTTGTACAAAGGCGATCACGACCAACTTATTACCAATATCAAGTCGAAACTTTTTGTTCTTGATGAAGAAACAAAAGTGTACAGCGGCCACGGAAATCCCACCACAATCGGATTTGAGAAAAATTATAGTCCTTATTTCAGATAA
- a CDS encoding thioredoxin family protein: MANTPSNMLALGTKAPFFELPNPSQSNEMQSLEDLKGEKGTLVFFMCNHCPFVLHVIDKLTELYEDYQEQGIEFIAINANDAEKQPADSPEKMVEFQVERKFDFPYLYDESQAIAKAYDAACTPDFFFFDEKLDLIYRGQMDDSRPGNQKEITGEDLIIAFENLLAGAPQEEIQKPSIGCNIKWK; the protein is encoded by the coding sequence ATGGCAAATACTCCCTCAAATATGCTCGCACTCGGAACCAAAGCACCTTTCTTTGAACTTCCGAACCCTTCCCAAAGCAACGAAATGCAGTCCTTGGAAGATTTAAAAGGCGAAAAAGGAACACTTGTTTTTTTCATGTGTAACCATTGTCCGTTTGTGCTTCACGTGATCGATAAATTAACGGAACTGTACGAAGATTATCAGGAACAGGGAATTGAATTCATCGCCATCAATGCCAACGACGCAGAAAAACAACCAGCTGATTCCCCGGAAAAAATGGTTGAATTTCAAGTGGAAAGAAAATTCGATTTCCCTTATTTATACGATGAAAGCCAAGCGATTGCAAAAGCCTACGATGCAGCCTGCACGCCGGATTTTTTCTTTTTTGATGAAAAATTAGATTTAATTTACCGCGGACAAATGGATGATTCCAGACCGGGAAATCAAAAAGAAATTACTGGTGAAGATTTGATAATCGCCTTCGAAAATCTTTTGGCGGGCGCCCCTCAGGAAGAGATCCAGAAACCAAGTATAGGCTGCAATATCAAGTGGAAATAA